The following DNA comes from Candidatus Zixiibacteriota bacterium.
TGAAGAATCGGCGCGATCCGATCAACGCTTTCAGTAAACCGTGCGTACTGTGATCATGCCGCGCCGAACGCGGCTTGGAGGGAATGGCTTGTGGATAAGCCGCCACTCATCTGCCTGACCTTGCGGGGACAGTCGTATAATGAAGGACGTCGTGACCCGACGCCGTACGCGTATGAATGGCTTCCCAGTGCCTTCGGGGCGGCGATTGCCGCGGCCGGCGGTGTTCCCATCGGGATCTCCAATGAATGCCCGACGGCGCAGGTCGCTTCCGTGCTCGATCACGTTGATGGGCTGTTTCTCACCGGTGGTGAGGACGTGGCGCCGGAGCACTTCGGTGAACATGCCGAAGTGGACAATCTGACCATCAATCCGGAACGAGATCGGGTTGAATTGGCGGCGATCGCGGCGGCCGATTCACTCGGCCTGCCGATACTGGGAGTCTGTCGCGGGATTCAGGTTCTCAACGTGGCCCGGGGTGGGACGCTCTATCAGGATCTGGGCGAGCAATACCCACAGTCGCCGCGCGATCATTCCCGCGGCGGCAGCGGGCTGTATGTGCAGACACATGCCGTGGACGTCGCGCCGGGGTGTCGCCTGCAATCTGTCCTGAAGGCGGCACGGGTCGCCGTGGCCACCAGCCATCATCAGGCCATCAAGTCGCCGGGACGCGGTCTCGTTGTGACCGCGCACGCCCCGGAGGACGGCGTCATCGAGGCGGTCGAGGAGGTCGGTGATCGGTTCGTTGTCGGCGTCCAATGGCATCCAGAAGTGCGCCCCGATGATGATGCCACCGTGCGGCTCTTCCGTGCGTTTGTGGAGGCGGCACAACTGTACTCCGCGCGTCGCCGTCGCATGACAGGTTCTCTGTCAACCTGACAGTCGGGAGCAAGAGAGCGACATACACACCATGCACGCAATCTACTGCGACTATAACAGCACGACACCGACCGACCCCCGCGTGGCTGACATCGTGCGCCAGGTCGCCGTGGAGGATTTCGCGAACGCCTCGTCGGCGCACCGGCTGGGGCAACGTGCCCGCGTACGGCTGGACGACTCCCGTGCCCAGATCGCCTCGTTCATTGGGGCGAAGCCCTCCGAGATTGTCTTCACCGGCTCCGGGAGCGAGGCCGACAACCTCGCGATTCTCGGCTCCCTCCACGCGCCGGATGCGCGCGGCAGGCACTGGGTGACCGTCGCCACCGAGCACCATGCGATCACCGAGACGGCGGCGTGGACGCGCCGCGCCGGTCTTGAAGTCACCGTGCTGCCGACGGACCGGTTGGGGCGGGTTGATCCGGAGGAATTCGCACGATCGTTGCGGACGGATACGCAGGTTGCGTCGGTCATGCTGGCCAACAACGAGATCGGGACGATCCAGCCGGTGTCACTGTTGGCACGGTTGGCCCACGAGCGCGGCGTGGTCTTTCATACCGACGCGGTCCAGGCATTGGGGAAGATCCCCGTGGACGTGGACAAGCTGGGAGTCGATCTACTCTCCCTGTCTTCCCACAAGTTCTATGGACCGAAGGGTATCGGGCTGCTCTATGTCCGGCAGGGCATTCGGTTGGCTCCGATCCTGCATGGCGGTGGCCAGGAAATGGGCCGTCGTCCCGGCACCGAGAATGTCCCCGGTGCGGCAGGAACCGCCGTCGCGATGAAGCTCTTGCATGAAGACCCCGACGAACCCAGACGCGTCGCGGCGATTGCGGCGGAATTTCAACGGTTGCTGGGTGAGAAAGTCACCGACATTGAGCTCTTCGGTGATCCCGATAGCCGACTTCCCAACACCGTGGCGGTCGGCTTCGGCGGCGTGGACGGAACCGACCTGATGATTGCGCTGGATCTGCGGGGACTCTGCGTCTCAACCGGCTCGGCATGTACCTCGGGCGTTCGTGAGCCGTCGCATGTGCTCCAAGCGCTGGGCATTGTGCCGCATTACGCCCATGGATCGATTCGTTTCTCATTCGGACGAGGCAGTCGCACAGAACATGCTGCCATCATCGCCGATGCCGTCGCTGCCGAAGTCGAGCGGATGCGGACGCTGCCACGTGGCGGGCTCTGATTGTACGGCGTGGTGAGAGTACGAGTCTGAATATGATGTGCCATGTTCTGACGACAGAGCCCCTCACCCAACCCTCTCCCCAGAAGGGAGAGGGGAAGACCCTGCTCCCTGTCTGGCAGGGCGACGGCGACAGATAACCTCTCCCTCCGGGAGAGGTCGCTCGGACCTCCGGTCCGAGCGGGTGAGGGATCGTGCCGCCCCCTCTTGGAAATGCGTAGAGCATGTTGAGTGGTTTCGCATCGATCATCGACTCCCGCTGGAGAGGTCGCCGCGTGGCGGCGGCCATGTCGGGGGGTGTCGATTCATCGGTCGCGGCCGTCCTGCTGGCGGCCGCCGGCTGTGACGTCGTCGGCATCACGATGAAGCTCTGGGATTACGAAGCGGTGGGCGGAGATCGCGCGCGCGATGGTCGGTGTTGCACGGTCGAATCGTTTGCCGACTGCCGGGCGATCGCGGCCAAGTTTGACTTCCCGCACTACACGGTCGATTTGTCGCGGCGATTCGCGGAGACCGTGATGGCCGATTTCGTGTCCGAATACCGTCGCGGACGGACCCCCAATCCCTGCGCGGTCTGCAACACGCAGATCAAGTGGCCGGCGCTCTGGGAGAAGGCGGTCGCCTACGGATGCGACGCCATCGCCACCGGTCACTATGCGCGCCTGGAGCAATGCGCGGGTGGCGACATCGCCCTGCACCGGGGGATCGATGCGACACGTGACCAGTCGTACTTTCTGTGGGGCGTGCCGCGCGAGTTTCTGACGCGCACCATCTTCCCGCTGGGTCGGCTGACGAAGATTCAAGTTCGCGAGATCGCCCGCCGGCACGGCCTCGTCAACGCCGAGCGTCCCGAGAGTCGCGACATCTGCTTCGTCACCGACAATGACTTGGATCGATTCCTCGCCGAGTGTGCCGATCGCGACGGTGTCGCATCGACACCCGGTCCCGTGCTCAACGCCCAAGGCATCGCCATCGGTCGGCATGACGGATTCGAACGGCTGACCATCGGCCAGCGCAAAGGGTTGGGGATTGCGACCGGGCGGCCGCAATACATCACGGCCATCGATGCCGAGACCGGTGCCGTGACCATTGGCGACGATGCCGATCTGTTCTGTCACCGCTGCCTCGTCACCAGGGTGAACTGGTTGATGGAGCCGCCTAAGGAGACGTTTCGCGCCCGGGTGCAGATACGCTATCGGCACCAGGCCGCACCCGCGCTGGTGATACCGGACGGCCCCGAGAGCTTCGAGATTGTCTTTGATGCGCCCCAGCGCGCCATCACGCCGGGGCAATCGGCCGTCGTCTATGATCCCGATTCCGACCGACTCCTCGGCGGCGGCGTCATTGCTTCTGTGAGATAGGACTGACGATCTTGGTCTCACACACAGGAGGGTCGGTGAACTACGACATTCACTCCGACATCAAGTATGCGCCGCTGGAACTCGTGGAAGTCGGGCGGCTTGCCGGTGAGTGCACGACGCAATGGTGGAATCAATCACTCTGCCAGGTGAATGACAGTGTCGTGCGGCTGGGCGTCTTTCAGGGAGAATTCCACTGGCACAAACACGACCGCGAGGACAAGTTCTTCTTCGTCCTTGAGGGCAGTCTGCTATTGGATTTGGAGGGGCGGACAGTGGAACTCGGTACGCGGGAGGGGTTGCTTGTGCCCCATGGCGTCCGGCATCGGACACGAGCGTTGCAGCGCACGGTTGTCCTGATGATCGAGGCCGCCACAGTCGTCCCGACCGGGGACTGACTTGCCTCGTGCCGTGCCGCTGTCACGACCGGAAGAAGTAGTCGTACATCGATGACACGCCGAGACTGTCGGGCGTCAACGGTTCAAACGTGTCGCCCCGCCAGATCAGCAGACAGCGCATGCAGACCCAGAGTCCATGTTGGCAGATCAGTTTGCGCTGGCAGCGCGGACAGGATCGATGATGACGATGCCGCTTGTGCATTGCGCCCCCGCTTTCATCGCGAACGCGAGATCAGCATGAACATGGTGACACCCATGAGAATGGGGAAGGTCTTCATCGGCGACCAACAGGGCATCAACACGAGCAACAGAACCGTCAGGATCGCCGACGGCAGGATGACATAGAACGTCAGGTTGACAGCCGCCTTCGCGGCCCGGCCCAGCAGTATGAGCACGCCGAAGGCTATCAGGATCCAGATTCCCCACTTGACCGGCGCGCCATAGCGGCTCTCGATCCAGACATTCATCTCGATCCATCGTCCGGACAGACCGGCGATGAACTGCTGGATGGCTCCGATGATGGTCGTCAACAGGGTTGTCACGATGCGCCACCGTGTTCTGACGACTGCTGGGTCAGGTGCATTGCTGACCGATCGGTTCAATGGTCAGCGATGACTCCCCGACCTCGCTCAATCCGTTCATCCGCGACGTCAGGAAGTTGCGCGAGGTGATCCACTTCTGCGAGAAATCCATCACCTCATCCTGAGTCGCTTCGTCCTCCCAATCGAGGGTCAGACTCTCGATGCGCTCACCGTGAACCAGGAGCTCTTCCATTGTCAGGACATAACGGACTTTCATCGCCCCGCCCTCGTCTGCGGGTCCGCCTGCGCGAACCCACAGCCAGGGGATGCAATGGAAGTGCCGGGCAACTTGGAGGGTCAGTCAGCCATCACTCCATGCCAGTAAGCAACTAAGGGATAATGGGATACGTGATCTGCTTCGAGTGTCGGTTTATGTGCGAGCCGACCGTCTCGACAAACGAGGACGAGTGGGAAGTGGTGACCGGCCTACAAGATGTGGCAAACGGACAACGTCCCCGATGCCGCCTTGGCGTTCAGGGATTGGCGGATTGATACTGGAGGAATAGGGGATGGACCGCCGCCACCTGCTCGTGGAGGGCGGCGCGGTAGTGCAGTCCGCCGTGTGATGTCAGCCGCATCATACGTCCGAAGGCGGCAAACTCCGATGGCAAGGCCCAACGGGCTTCACGAATCTCATGGTGATCGACCGGTGCGATCTTTTGGTCGATGGCCGAGGCCGAGAACACATGCGTGCACCAGTCAATCCTGCGGGTGTCTTCCACGAATGTGACATCGACACGAAGCAGGTAGGAGGCGAGGCGAATGCGGAGTCCCGTCTCCTCGTATGCCTCGCGCGATGCCCCCGCTTCGAGTGATTCACCGGGAGTCAGCCCCCCTGAGGGTGCGCGGAACATGCCGGGCGGGTAGACAGGCTTTGCGATTACGGCGATCCGGCCATCGGCCGCGATGTACAGCGTGATGTCGTGCGCCCGCCCGTCCCTCTGACTCCCTCTGATGATCGCGTAGTTATCGGGTGTGACCGGCTGGATGTGAGTCCACCGAACCGGGGTGCCGTAGCGCGCCTCCCAGCTCTCAATTGTCGTTGCCGGGATGTCCATCGCCCGTTCAGAGAAGTGGGGTGACGGCACGTTGCAACGGGAGGGTTGTGACCACGGGACGGCCCCGCTCGATCAATACGTTGATCTCTGAACGAATCCCGAATTCAGGCAGGTAGATCCCCGGTTCAATCGTGAAGGCGACGCCGTCCTGCAGGCGACGACGGTCTTGTGTCTCCAGGTTGTCGATGTTCGGTCCGACGTCGTGCACATTGGCGCCCAGCGAGTGCCCGGTGCGGTGAATGAACCGGTCACCGTATCCCGCCTCCACGATCACGGTCCTGACCGCCTCATCGACCTCGTAGCCGCAGACGGTGCTCCCGCCCTCCATCTTCTTCGCCAGGAATTCCACGCCCCGGTCGCGGGAACGGGCCACAACTTGGAACACCGAATCGATTCGGGCCGGAATCGTCCTGCCCGTGTATCCCGTCCAGGTGATGTCGGCGTAGACGCCATCCGGGGTATCGTGCTTCGCCCACAGATCGAGCAGGACAAGCTGGTCCGGACCGATTGAGGCGCTGCCTTGGGGACCCGGTTCGTAATGTGGATCGCCGGCGTTGGCGTCCACCGCGCAGATCGGCCCCTCCCCGTCGTTGATCATCCCGCGGCGTGCAAACTCCTCCCGAATGAACTGGACGACGTCGTACTCGTGCAGCGTCCTGTGCGCCGAGATCTGATCGGTGATCAGGCGGAAGGCCGCATCCTTGATTTCGATCAGCGCGTCGGCGGCCCGGCGGTGAAGCGCGATCTTCGCCGGCGACCAACAAGCGAGCATCGTCGCCACCAGATCAGCCGAGGAGACGATGTCCACGCCGAGGGCGCGCACCTTCTCAATCGTCCCGGCATCAACCCGGGCGACATAGGGAATCGCATTGTCGGGAGAATACTCCATGGCGACGCGCCGCCCACGCACGATCCGGCGCAGTGCCTGATCCAACTCCTGCCACGACAGGTAGGTATGGCGATGCGCCCGAAGATCGGCAAAGGCGGGCTGTTCCATTATGTGAATGACGGCCTCCGGCTCGCCCTCCCGGGGAATGAAGACGAACCAGCGGCGGGTGACCATCCGCTTAAGTCCGACCACCTGCCGGGCGATCGGATTCAAACCGTGCGCGTCATACAAAAGCCACCCATCCAGATCGGTCTGCGCCAGGAGTGCTTGGATTTCAGATGTCCTCATCGGTTCCTCCATCTCGCCGAAGCGGGTGCACCCGGCAATCAACGCAACTGCGGGTCCACGACACAAGCGCCATCGTCATGTGTTGCATGGGGTGAACATGAACCCGCATCTGTCATCCCGAGCGAAGCGAGGGATCTGCTGTTTCCGGTGGTTCAACAAAGCAGATCCCTCACTTCGTTCGGGATGACGAAGGAGCTGCGTTCCTCGACCCCAGTGGCGCCCCGGTCGCAACGATCGATTCCGGGTCCAGAAATGGTGATTGACAGGAGATGCACGCACGGCTATTGATGGTGCACGGGAAAGGGAGACTCCGACTTTTGGGGTCTGGAGCAGATGGCAATCACAGCGGAAGATGTGGCATACGTGGCGCGTCTGGCGCGTCTGGAGTTGACCGAGGAAGAGATCGCCCGCTTCGGACGGGAGCTGGGGCAGATCAGCGCCTACGTGGCGCAATTGTCCGGGCTCGATTTGGGTGATGTCGATCCCGAGCCGGTGCTCCCTTTGATCAAGTCGGCAGAGGCGCTGCGTTCCGACGAGGTCTCTCCGAGTCTCCCGGTCGATCAGGCACTGTCCGGGGCTCCCGATGCTGCCGACGGCTTCTTCCGGGTTCCCAAGGTGATCGGGTAACAGATCTGTAGGGCGGGCTCTGCCCGCCATTGTCTCACTCTGAAACGATCATACCGTGAATTCCGCTCGCGCCATCGGCCCCGATGACATCATCGGCGTCATCCCCGCGCGTTGGGGGGCGACTCGTTTTCCCGGCAAGATGCTGGCGTCAATCGCCGGGCGGCCGCTCATCACGTGGGTCGTGCGCGGTTGTCGGCGGTCACGTCGAGTGACACGGTGGATCGTTGCCACCGACGACCAACGGATTGCCGTTGCCGCCGCGGCCGCGGGTGCCGGCGTCGTCATGACGTCGCGCGGGCTCAAGAGCGGCTCCGACCGTGTCGCCCAAGCGGTGGCCAACGAACGCGTTGCTTGGGTCGTCAACTGGCAGGGCGACGAGTGGCTTCCCAACGGCCGTCCGATCGATCTGTTGGTGGCGGCGCTGGAGCGGGACGATTCCTGCTCCGTGGCCACGCTGGTCCGACCGCTTCCGCCGGTGGAGGCACGAAATCCGAACCGCGTCAAAGTTGTTGTTTCCCGCAGCGGACGCGCGTTGTACTTTTCGCGGGCACCGATCCCGCACGATTCGACCGGAAAGGCGCCCTTCTGGTTGCATGTCGGCGTCTATGGCTTTGCCCGACGCACCCTATTGGAATTCGCCGGGTGGCCGCAGACGCCATTGGAGAAACAGGAGAAGTTGGAGCAGTTGCGGCTCCTGGAGCATGATGTCCCGATCGCGGTGGCCCGCAGTCGCGTCGCGACATATGGAATCGACACCCCGGCCGATGCCCGCGCGCTCGCGAGGCGTCTCCGGCCGGGCCGGCGGAGCCAATAGTCATTCGCAATCGAATGGACAGGGATGCCGATGACCTCGTAGGGGAGGGATAGGGATATGGACGCACTCGGAGTGCCCCACACCAAACACGTCTTCGTGACCGGCGGCGTCGTGTCGTCGCTGGGGAAGGGGATCGCGGCGGCGTCTCTGGGGCTCTTGCTGAAGCGGCGGGGGTTGCGCGTCGGCCTGCAGAAGTTTGATCCATATCTCAATGTTGATCCCGGGACGATGAACCCCTTTCAGCACGGCGAGGTGTTCGTCCTCGATGACGGCGCCGAGACCGATCTGGATCTCGGTCACTACGAGCGGTTTCTCGGTGAGAGTCTGACCAGTCAGAGCAACGTCACGACCGGGCAGGTGTATGAGACGATCATCTCCCGCGAGCGGCGCGGCGACTACCTCGGCGCCACCGTACAGGTGATCCCGCATGTGACCAACGAGATCAAGTCGCGCATCCGGCGCATGGAAAAGCGCAATGGTCCGCTCGACGTCGTGATCACGGAAATCGGCGGCACGGTCGGCGACATCGAGTCGCAGCCTTTTCTTGAAGCGATCCGCCAGATGGGGCTGGAAGATCCGCCCAACAGCACGCTGTACATCCATCTGACGTTGGTGCCCTATATCGAAACCGCCGGCGAGCCCAAGACCAAGCCCACGCAGCACTCGGTCAAGGCCCTGCGGGAGATCGGCATCCAGCCCCACATGCTCTTGTGCCGCACCGCCGCCGAGCTGTCCGAGGAGATTCGCGCCAAGATCGGCCTGTTCTGCAACATGCCGGCGAGCTCCGTCTTCTCGGCCATCGACGTCGATTCCGTGTATGAAGTACCGCTGCGCTTTCATGCCCAAGGCGTCGATGATCTGGCCTGTCGCTTCCTCGCATTGGAGGCGCCGCCGCCGGACTTGGAGGATTGGCGGGCGATGGTCGACCGGATCAAGAACCCCGGCCGACGGGTGCGCATCGCGATCTGCGGCAAGTATGTGACGCTGAAAGATGCCTACAAATCGATCATCGAGGCGTTCGTGCACGCCGGAGTTGCCAACGATGCCCACGTCGACTTGGAATGGGTTTCCTCGGAGAATATCAAGAAGCAGGGGGCGGAACCGTTCCTCGACAACATCGACGGGCTGTTAATTCCCGGCGGCTTCGGCGAGCGCGGCGTCGAGGGGAAGATCGAGGCAATTCGCTTCGTGCGTCAGCAGGGGATACCGTTCTTCGGCATCTGCCTGGGGATGCAGTGCGCCGTCATCGAGCTGGCGCGCAGCGTCTGCGGGTTGGACGACGCCCAATCGACCGAGTTCAACCGCGAAGCAGCTCATCCGGTGATCACCCTTCTCTCCGAGCAACGCGAAGTCACCAACATGGGCGGAACGATGCGTCTCGGCGCCTACCCCTGCGTGTTGACGGAGGGGACCAAGACGCATCGCGCCTATGGCACGGCCCAGATTTCCGAACGACACCGCCACCGCTATGAGTTCAACAACCAGTATCGCGACCAGATCTTCTCGGCGGGAATGGTCCCCGCCGGCCTGTCGCCCGATGACACACTCGTGGAAATCATCGAAATTCCCGACCATCCCTGGTTTATCGGTGTGCAGTTCCATCCCGAGCTAAAGTCGCGACCGACCGCTCCCCATCCATTGTTCCGTGACTTTGTGGCGGCGGCGGTCAAGTTCCGCCAGTCGCGGGAGCCGCACACCGTCGTTCACGGCCACAGCGCCGGAGCGGCATAGGTTCGTCTCTCGCCGACACCCGTGGGTGCTCTGCCCGTTGCGAATCCAAGACAAGGGGCTTAAGCCCCTTGTTTACCGGTAACCCAGTTGACATGATTGTGTATACTCTGTGGTCGCGGGGTCCGACCGCACGGAGATCGATGTGAATACGGGATTCCCTTCACCAGTCGTTCGACACTTCCCCGTCGGCCCGCACACTGTCGGCGACGGTCGGTTGCTGTGGATCCTCGGCCCCTGCGTGCTGGAATCCGAAGAGATGGCGGTGCGCGTGGCTGAAGGGCTCGCCGAGGCGTCGCAACGCGACGGCCACGCCATCGTCTTCAAGTCATCGTACATGAAGGCGAATCGGATGCGCGGCGACTCGTACAGCGGCCCCGGTCTCGATGAGGGGCTGGCGATTCTCGAACGCGTGCGCGCTGCCACGGGCCTGCCGCTCACGACCGATGTGCACACGGCGTTCGAGGCCCACGCGGCTGCAAACGTGGTCGATTTGTTGCAGATTCCCGCCTTCCTTTGTCGCCAGACCGATTTGGTGGTGGCGGCGGCCGAAACCGGCAAGCCGATCAATATCAAGAAGGGTCAGTTTCTCGCTCCCGCCGACATGGGTCACATCGCCGACAAGGCGGTCCGCGCCGGCAACGACCGCGTGATCCTGACGGAACGCGGCAGCACCCACGGGTACAATGATCTCGTCGTCGATTTTCGCTCCCTGCCGATCATGCGTGGGCTGGGATTCCCGGTTTGCTACGACGCGTCCCACTCGCTCCAGACGCCCGGTTCGGCCGGCGGTCGGAGTGGCGGTCGTCGCGAGTTTCTTTTGCCGTTGTTACGGGCGGCGGTCGCCGTCGGCGTGGACGCCGTGTTCTGCGAGGTGCATCCCGATCCGGCGACGGCGTTGAGCGACCGCGATACGCAGTGGCCGCTGGCCGAGCTG
Coding sequences within:
- a CDS encoding gamma-glutamyl-gamma-aminobutyrate hydrolase family protein (Members of this family of hydrolases with an active site Cys residue belong to MEROPS family C26.) gives rise to the protein MDKPPLICLTLRGQSYNEGRRDPTPYAYEWLPSAFGAAIAAAGGVPIGISNECPTAQVASVLDHVDGLFLTGGEDVAPEHFGEHAEVDNLTINPERDRVELAAIAAADSLGLPILGVCRGIQVLNVARGGTLYQDLGEQYPQSPRDHSRGGSGLYVQTHAVDVAPGCRLQSVLKAARVAVATSHHQAIKSPGRGLVVTAHAPEDGVIEAVEEVGDRFVVGVQWHPEVRPDDDATVRLFRAFVEAAQLYSARRRRMTGSLST
- a CDS encoding cysteine desulfurase family protein, whose protein sequence is MHAIYCDYNSTTPTDPRVADIVRQVAVEDFANASSAHRLGQRARVRLDDSRAQIASFIGAKPSEIVFTGSGSEADNLAILGSLHAPDARGRHWVTVATEHHAITETAAWTRRAGLEVTVLPTDRLGRVDPEEFARSLRTDTQVASVMLANNEIGTIQPVSLLARLAHERGVVFHTDAVQALGKIPVDVDKLGVDLLSLSSHKFYGPKGIGLLYVRQGIRLAPILHGGGQEMGRRPGTENVPGAAGTAVAMKLLHEDPDEPRRVAAIAAEFQRLLGEKVTDIELFGDPDSRLPNTVAVGFGGVDGTDLMIALDLRGLCVSTGSACTSGVREPSHVLQALGIVPHYAHGSIRFSFGRGSRTEHAAIIADAVAAEVERMRTLPRGGL
- the mnmA gene encoding tRNA 2-thiouridine(34) synthase MnmA, which codes for MLSGFASIIDSRWRGRRVAAAMSGGVDSSVAAVLLAAAGCDVVGITMKLWDYEAVGGDRARDGRCCTVESFADCRAIAAKFDFPHYTVDLSRRFAETVMADFVSEYRRGRTPNPCAVCNTQIKWPALWEKAVAYGCDAIATGHYARLEQCAGGDIALHRGIDATRDQSYFLWGVPREFLTRTIFPLGRLTKIQVREIARRHGLVNAERPESRDICFVTDNDLDRFLAECADRDGVASTPGPVLNAQGIAIGRHDGFERLTIGQRKGLGIATGRPQYITAIDAETGAVTIGDDADLFCHRCLVTRVNWLMEPPKETFRARVQIRYRHQAAPALVIPDGPESFEIVFDAPQRAITPGQSAVVYDPDSDRLLGGGVIASVR
- a CDS encoding cupin domain-containing protein, which translates into the protein MNYDIHSDIKYAPLELVEVGRLAGECTTQWWNQSLCQVNDSVVRLGVFQGEFHWHKHDREDKFFFVLEGSLLLDLEGRTVELGTREGLLVPHGVRHRTRALQRTVVLMIEAATVVPTGD
- a CDS encoding NUDIX hydrolase; translation: MDIPATTIESWEARYGTPVRWTHIQPVTPDNYAIIRGSQRDGRAHDITLYIAADGRIAVIAKPVYPPGMFRAPSGGLTPGESLEAGASREAYEETGLRIRLASYLLRVDVTFVEDTRRIDWCTHVFSASAIDQKIAPVDHHEIREARWALPSEFAAFGRMMRLTSHGGLHYRAALHEQVAAVHPLFLQYQSANP
- a CDS encoding M24 family metallopeptidase, encoding MRTSEIQALLAQTDLDGWLLYDAHGLNPIARQVVGLKRMVTRRWFVFIPREGEPEAVIHIMEQPAFADLRAHRHTYLSWQELDQALRRIVRGRRVAMEYSPDNAIPYVARVDAGTIEKVRALGVDIVSSADLVATMLACWSPAKIALHRRAADALIEIKDAAFRLITDQISAHRTLHEYDVVQFIREEFARRGMINDGEGPICAVDANAGDPHYEPGPQGSASIGPDQLVLLDLWAKHDTPDGVYADITWTGYTGRTIPARIDSVFQVVARSRDRGVEFLAKKMEGGSTVCGYEVDEAVRTVIVEAGYGDRFIHRTGHSLGANVHDVGPNIDNLETQDRRRLQDGVAFTIEPGIYLPEFGIRSEINVLIERGRPVVTTLPLQRAVTPLL
- the gatC gene encoding Asp-tRNA(Asn)/Glu-tRNA(Gln) amidotransferase subunit GatC, with product MAITAEDVAYVARLARLELTEEEIARFGRELGQISAYVAQLSGLDLGDVDPEPVLPLIKSAEALRSDEVSPSLPVDQALSGAPDAADGFFRVPKVIG
- a CDS encoding 3-deoxy-manno-octulosonate cytidylyltransferase; amino-acid sequence: MNSARAIGPDDIIGVIPARWGATRFPGKMLASIAGRPLITWVVRGCRRSRRVTRWIVATDDQRIAVAAAAAGAGVVMTSRGLKSGSDRVAQAVANERVAWVVNWQGDEWLPNGRPIDLLVAALERDDSCSVATLVRPLPPVEARNPNRVKVVVSRSGRALYFSRAPIPHDSTGKAPFWLHVGVYGFARRTLLEFAGWPQTPLEKQEKLEQLRLLEHDVPIAVARSRVATYGIDTPADARALARRLRPGRRSQ
- a CDS encoding CTP synthase, which gives rise to MDALGVPHTKHVFVTGGVVSSLGKGIAAASLGLLLKRRGLRVGLQKFDPYLNVDPGTMNPFQHGEVFVLDDGAETDLDLGHYERFLGESLTSQSNVTTGQVYETIISRERRGDYLGATVQVIPHVTNEIKSRIRRMEKRNGPLDVVITEIGGTVGDIESQPFLEAIRQMGLEDPPNSTLYIHLTLVPYIETAGEPKTKPTQHSVKALREIGIQPHMLLCRTAAELSEEIRAKIGLFCNMPASSVFSAIDVDSVYEVPLRFHAQGVDDLACRFLALEAPPPDLEDWRAMVDRIKNPGRRVRIAICGKYVTLKDAYKSIIEAFVHAGVANDAHVDLEWVSSENIKKQGAEPFLDNIDGLLIPGGFGERGVEGKIEAIRFVRQQGIPFFGICLGMQCAVIELARSVCGLDDAQSTEFNREAAHPVITLLSEQREVTNMGGTMRLGAYPCVLTEGTKTHRAYGTAQISERHRHRYEFNNQYRDQIFSAGMVPAGLSPDDTLVEIIEIPDHPWFIGVQFHPELKSRPTAPHPLFRDFVAAAVKFRQSREPHTVVHGHSAGAA
- the kdsA gene encoding 3-deoxy-8-phosphooctulonate synthase, with product MNTGFPSPVVRHFPVGPHTVGDGRLLWILGPCVLESEEMAVRVAEGLAEASQRDGHAIVFKSSYMKANRMRGDSYSGPGLDEGLAILERVRAATGLPLTTDVHTAFEAHAAANVVDLLQIPAFLCRQTDLVVAAAETGKPINIKKGQFLAPADMGHIADKAVRAGNDRVILTERGSTHGYNDLVVDFRSLPIMRGLGFPVCYDASHSLQTPGSAGGRSGGRREFLLPLLRAAVAVGVDAVFCEVHPDPATALSDRDTQWPLAELDRLFEAVTHA